In Alphaproteobacteria bacterium, a single genomic region encodes these proteins:
- a CDS encoding LysR family transcriptional regulator: MDRWDDIRFFIEVVRSGNLTAAARQLGVDQSTVSRRIASLEKSLKAQLFERGARGLELTHAGRDLLDLGMQMEERAHSIQRRALGQDSQLAGHVRLTMVLTLASHFLIPHIARFHRAYPGITLDILADNRTLDLARLEAEMAVRLARPTKGADLITRKLGTMAFGVYGAADWDRLTRTDSLEALEEVPILAYDESTFDLPELLWLEEALRSPKVEFRSNSLLTLAAATREKLGVAVLPCFLGDGTAGLRRLPLPASIPEREIWLVRHPDFRAVARIQAVSEFLIRTFHNEQDSLLGRGPGRTDEMA, from the coding sequence ATGGATCGTTGGGACGACATTCGATTTTTTATCGAAGTGGTGCGAAGTGGCAATCTCACCGCCGCCGCCCGCCAACTCGGCGTCGATCAATCCACTGTCAGTCGACGGATCGCGAGTCTCGAGAAATCTCTCAAGGCCCAGCTTTTTGAACGGGGCGCCCGGGGGCTGGAGCTGACCCATGCCGGCCGCGACCTTCTCGATCTCGGCATGCAGATGGAGGAGCGCGCCCACAGCATCCAGCGCCGCGCGCTGGGTCAGGATTCTCAGCTTGCCGGCCATGTGCGTCTGACCATGGTCCTGACCCTGGCCAGCCACTTCCTCATCCCGCACATTGCGCGCTTCCATCGGGCCTATCCGGGAATCACCCTGGATATTCTGGCCGACAACCGGACCCTCGACCTGGCCCGTCTCGAGGCGGAAATGGCGGTGCGCCTGGCCCGGCCGACAAAGGGGGCGGATCTCATCACGCGCAAGCTGGGGACCATGGCTTTTGGTGTCTACGGCGCCGCCGACTGGGACCGCCTCACGAGGACAGACTCTCTCGAGGCCCTCGAGGAGGTTCCGATCCTCGCCTATGACGAATCGACCTTCGACTTGCCCGAGCTGCTCTGGCTCGAGGAAGCCCTTCGCTCGCCCAAAGTCGAGTTTCGCAGCAACAGCCTTCTGACGCTGGCTGCAGCCACCCGCGAGAAGCTGGGGGTGGCCGTCCTGCCCTGCTTCCTGGGCGACGGGACGGCCGGTCTACGGCGCCTGCCCCTGCCGGCATCCATACCCGAGCGCGAGATCTGGCTTGTTCGTCACCCCGATTTCCGGGCCGTCGCCAGAATTCAGGCCGTCTCCGAGTTCCTGATCCGAACCTTCCACAACGAGCAGGACAGCCTGCTCGGCCGGGGCCCCGGCCGGACAGACGAAATGGCCTGA
- a CDS encoding SRPBCC family protein, with protein MTTTAERFPGETQYRPNHHLSKHPEIGTGPVPIAPLTSPEYFERERERLFRRTWLNVGRAEQIPNAGDFFTIDLAVARTSLLIVRAKDGSLKAFHNVCQHRGNRLVWDKAGHCKGALSCGYHGWTYDTSGKLLYVPDEENFWELDKAKHSLAQVAVDTWKGFVFVNLSPESAPPLLDYLGPVAEELKNYPFEQFTYGVRYLVEVAANWKICATSQEEGYHLPYVHKQSHGRAIPHDPDGNFRSIEIELLGDHSRITTGPHPDFRPSRMEAVTMRYLSGFVDAFSQDSSGNDEHAHTFDYYSIFPNFHMLVLNGNYLRYNFWPISEDRTLWEITAFYPEPQNAGELLAIEYGKCAGRDIVQEDVPMHEAIQSSLRAGAITSFNFHDEETAARQTMHVVDRYVNEPQ; from the coding sequence ATGACCACAACCGCCGAGCGCTTTCCAGGCGAGACGCAATACCGGCCCAACCATCATCTGAGCAAACATCCCGAAATCGGGACGGGTCCGGTTCCCATCGCCCCGCTGACGTCGCCCGAATATTTCGAGAGGGAGCGCGAGCGTCTGTTCCGCCGGACATGGCTTAATGTCGGCCGGGCCGAGCAGATCCCCAACGCGGGCGATTTCTTCACCATCGATCTTGCCGTCGCGCGGACGTCACTGCTCATCGTGCGCGCCAAGGATGGTTCACTTAAGGCTTTTCATAACGTCTGCCAGCACCGGGGCAACCGACTGGTCTGGGATAAAGCCGGCCATTGCAAGGGCGCGTTGAGCTGTGGCTACCACGGCTGGACCTACGATACCTCGGGCAAGCTGCTTTACGTGCCGGACGAGGAAAATTTCTGGGAACTCGACAAGGCCAAGCACAGCCTGGCCCAGGTCGCCGTGGATACGTGGAAAGGTTTCGTTTTTGTCAACCTTTCACCCGAGTCGGCGCCGCCCCTCCTCGACTATCTCGGTCCCGTTGCGGAAGAACTGAAGAATTACCCCTTTGAACAGTTTACCTATGGTGTCCGGTATCTCGTCGAGGTGGCCGCCAACTGGAAAATCTGCGCCACCTCGCAGGAAGAGGGCTACCACCTGCCCTATGTACACAAACAATCCCATGGCCGGGCGATCCCCCATGATCCGGACGGCAACTTTCGCAGCATCGAAATCGAGCTTCTGGGCGATCACTCCAGAATTACGACGGGCCCGCATCCCGACTTCAGGCCGAGCCGCATGGAAGCCGTCACGATGCGCTACCTGTCCGGATTCGTGGATGCCTTTTCGCAGGATTCTTCCGGCAATGACGAACATGCCCATACCTTCGATTACTATAGTATTTTCCCCAATTTCCACATGCTCGTGCTCAACGGAAATTATCTCCGCTACAATTTCTGGCCCATCAGTGAGGACAGAACCCTGTGGGAAATAACCGCCTTTTACCCGGAACCCCAGAATGCCGGCGAGCTGCTTGCCATCGAGTATGGCAAATGCGCGGGCCGCGACATCGTGCAGGAAGATGTGCCAATGCATGAGGCCATCCAATCAAGCCTCCGGGCGGGCGCGATAACGTCATTCAATTTCCACGATGAGGAAACCGCGGCTCGGCAGACGATGCATGTCGTCGATCGCTACGTAAATGAACCCCAATAA
- a CDS encoding LLM class flavin-dependent oxidoreductase: protein MEDLGDLAAKSRDADAWRPPMRFGLIDEACVPHGVSFYQRYREMIDEAVLAEEMGFDFWGSSEHHHLVDIGISSPEVFFAAVAQHTSRIRLRHMVRLALSFNHPLRIAEQTATLDLVSNGRVDLGLGRSNQEIQLDAFEVDPGDTREQMMESLEVIMKAFSGESFTHKGKNWTIETPVHLTPRPLQTPHPPIFLSATSETMHKRTGELGLGLLSWDKYMGWDRAEKHARLYKEAIAEAPDQVSPLRNDNLSFLVIPAFCAETENEAREKGAPIALEFIQMIVKVFPSLANRSSDYDYMREFAELEKYQNDIDFFLENSPGLMVGTPDHFVKQIRRLHDIGYDEVILRIDGAMEHDDHMRAIKMIGEEVIPEVKNPLNVVRSGLFPKGALP, encoded by the coding sequence ATGGAAGATCTCGGAGACCTGGCCGCGAAGTCCAGGGATGCAGACGCCTGGCGCCCGCCCATGCGTTTTGGCCTGATCGATGAAGCCTGTGTCCCGCATGGTGTCTCATTCTACCAGCGCTATCGCGAAATGATCGACGAGGCTGTGCTGGCGGAGGAGATGGGATTCGATTTCTGGGGGAGTTCCGAGCATCATCATCTGGTCGATATCGGCATAAGCTCGCCGGAAGTCTTTTTCGCCGCCGTCGCCCAGCACACATCGCGCATTCGCTTGCGTCACATGGTCCGGCTGGCCCTGTCCTTCAACCATCCTCTCAGGATCGCCGAACAGACGGCCACTCTCGATCTTGTCTCGAACGGCCGGGTGGATTTGGGGCTGGGCCGCTCGAATCAGGAAATCCAACTGGACGCCTTCGAAGTCGATCCGGGGGACACGCGCGAACAGATGATGGAATCACTCGAAGTCATCATGAAGGCTTTCAGTGGTGAATCATTTACTCACAAGGGAAAGAACTGGACGATTGAGACCCCGGTGCATCTCACTCCGCGTCCGCTCCAGACCCCGCATCCCCCAATTTTTCTTTCCGCGACAAGCGAAACGATGCACAAGCGAACCGGAGAGCTTGGCCTCGGCCTGTTGTCCTGGGACAAATATATGGGCTGGGACCGGGCGGAGAAGCACGCCAGACTCTACAAGGAGGCGATTGCCGAGGCACCGGACCAGGTCAGCCCCTTGCGCAACGACAACCTCTCGTTTCTCGTCATTCCGGCTTTCTGCGCCGAAACCGAGAACGAGGCACGGGAGAAAGGCGCGCCGATCGCCCTCGAGTTCATTCAGATGATCGTTAAGGTATTCCCATCGCTTGCAAACCGGTCATCCGACTACGATTACATGCGCGAATTCGCGGAGCTGGAAAAATACCAGAACGACATTGATTTCTTTCTGGAGAACTCGCCGGGCCTGATGGTCGGAACGCCGGACCATTTCGTCAAACAGATCCGGCGGCTTCACGATATCGGCTACGACGAAGTCATTCTCCGGATCGACGGCGCGATGGAACACGACGACCATATGCGGGCAATCAAGATGATCGGCGAGGAGGTCATCCCCGAGGTCAAGAACCCGCTGAACGTCGTGCGATCAGGGCTGTTTCCCAAGGGTGCGCTCCCCTGA
- a CDS encoding LuxR C-terminal-related transcriptional regulator encodes MRSRLAVPATASLISRDRLLAKVARARAFPLTFLSAPAGYGKTCLMAQWAEELRAHGESVSWVTLDPADNNLEGIVTCLTEALRQYDETAAAPPANLLGRASASSVNAIATHFVNVIDSLEREIWLFLDDVENLSAEPVLGLLSGLATYQPRNLRLILSGRRNPGLPFAELKGRGRLWEITREDLNFLPEEIAAFFRANNLDDLAGPDIEALSRLTEGWGAALRLVLLSLREKKADQRQAFIHSLSGRTEAITNFLAEAVFRKLPASQQKFLIETSILDRFCPALCEAVTGNTDSQKCLDELLAANLFVHGLDEEGQWYRYHVLFREFLGGKAAQDKGFDSLAAHRRAALWFSDAGIFAAALDHAFAAGDTVLGARLLDQWADVIITGRGMENIDTYFARIPDEDLRAYPKARLVQAWALMLRWQFDPARRILSETENRLAASRTGRKDDAAVALADRALHTRLMLAVFSDDVDTMWRLGQAYLAREPRDPYLKGTAQAALIQAEREQYEFSQIDTRALIAQECFDASARREIGHGFLAAIYGASKAVQGDLDEAAALYEEGLALLLRQRPADSPVAAVIGPLLADISYERDDLTEARRLLDLYLPVVGELGFVDQLVAGYRCAAAISFRDKGLKAGLSVLTKGEAIAQSKGFRRLSEALLEERLRQLLECREFARARHLADRTGLTGRPEAFHPGAPASIADQIRMMAWTRLMIADGRPDVALRALQKWTRLIESRGAFRLLVPLRLLEARAELSRGETTAARRAFRAALKHGLFAGLVRTFLDEGQGIRALLVDYAEGLAADNEAMQAYARRLLAGLDRESKSNPPALTVAAIEEDGSTPSLETLKNREFEILQLVGSGLSNRMISGSLGLTENTVKWYLKKVFAKLHVQSRSEAVMRARQHGLIR; translated from the coding sequence ATGCGCTCCCGGCTGGCCGTACCCGCCACCGCCAGCCTGATCAGTCGGGATCGGCTTTTGGCCAAGGTTGCCCGGGCGCGGGCGTTTCCGCTGACCTTTCTGTCCGCACCCGCCGGCTATGGCAAGACCTGCCTCATGGCGCAATGGGCGGAAGAGTTGCGGGCACATGGCGAGTCGGTTTCCTGGGTCACGCTGGACCCGGCCGACAACAATCTCGAGGGTATCGTCACCTGTCTGACCGAAGCGCTTCGCCAATACGATGAGACGGCCGCGGCCCCGCCGGCCAATCTCCTGGGCCGAGCCTCGGCGAGCTCCGTGAACGCTATTGCCACGCATTTTGTCAATGTGATCGATAGCCTCGAACGGGAGATCTGGCTCTTTCTGGACGACGTCGAGAATCTTTCAGCGGAGCCGGTCCTTGGGCTTCTTTCCGGTCTCGCGACCTATCAACCCCGCAATCTCAGGCTGATCCTGTCGGGACGGCGCAACCCCGGTCTGCCATTCGCTGAACTGAAGGGGCGGGGCCGGCTGTGGGAAATCACCCGGGAAGACCTGAACTTTCTGCCGGAAGAGATCGCGGCCTTTTTTCGGGCGAACAATCTGGACGATCTGGCGGGTCCCGATATCGAAGCTCTCAGCCGGCTGACCGAGGGCTGGGGCGCCGCGTTGCGGCTTGTGCTGTTATCCCTGCGGGAAAAAAAGGCCGACCAAAGGCAGGCCTTCATCCACTCCCTTTCCGGACGGACGGAAGCGATCACCAATTTTCTGGCGGAGGCAGTATTCCGTAAATTGCCTGCGTCGCAGCAAAAGTTCCTGATCGAAACCTCGATCCTCGACAGATTCTGCCCCGCCTTGTGCGAGGCGGTGACCGGAAATACGGACAGCCAGAAATGTCTGGACGAGCTTCTGGCGGCGAACCTGTTTGTCCACGGGCTCGACGAGGAGGGCCAGTGGTACCGCTACCATGTCCTGTTTCGGGAATTTCTTGGGGGTAAGGCGGCACAGGACAAAGGCTTTGATTCCCTTGCCGCCCACCGGCGGGCCGCACTCTGGTTTTCCGATGCCGGGATCTTCGCTGCCGCCCTCGACCATGCTTTCGCCGCCGGAGATACGGTGCTGGGGGCCCGCCTCCTCGATCAGTGGGCGGATGTCATCATCACCGGCCGGGGGATGGAGAATATCGACACCTATTTCGCCCGCATCCCTGACGAGGACTTGCGCGCTTATCCGAAGGCACGGCTGGTTCAGGCCTGGGCGCTGATGTTGCGGTGGCAGTTCGATCCGGCCCGCCGGATCCTTTCGGAGACGGAAAACCGTCTGGCCGCGTCCCGGACCGGCAGGAAGGATGACGCGGCGGTCGCCCTTGCCGACCGGGCGCTTCATACCCGGTTGATGCTGGCGGTATTTTCGGACGACGTCGATACGATGTGGCGGCTCGGGCAAGCCTATCTCGCCCGTGAGCCGCGTGATCCCTATCTGAAGGGTACGGCCCAGGCGGCGCTTATCCAGGCGGAGAGGGAGCAGTACGAGTTCTCGCAGATAGACACGCGCGCCCTGATTGCTCAGGAATGTTTCGACGCCTCGGCCCGGCGGGAAATCGGCCACGGATTTCTTGCCGCCATCTATGGTGCAAGCAAGGCTGTTCAGGGTGATTTGGACGAGGCGGCCGCGCTCTATGAAGAGGGGCTCGCCCTGCTGCTTCGTCAACGCCCGGCCGATTCGCCCGTCGCCGCGGTCATCGGACCGCTCCTGGCGGATATCTCCTACGAGAGAGACGATCTGACGGAGGCGCGCCGGCTATTGGACCTCTATCTGCCCGTTGTCGGGGAGCTCGGCTTTGTCGACCAGCTCGTCGCCGGTTATCGATGCGCGGCCGCGATCAGTTTCAGAGACAAGGGCCTGAAGGCCGGGCTAAGCGTCTTGACCAAGGGCGAGGCTATCGCCCAGTCAAAAGGGTTTCGTCGCCTCTCCGAGGCGCTGCTTGAAGAAAGATTGAGGCAATTGCTCGAATGTCGGGAATTCGCCCGGGCGCGCCATTTGGCTGACCGGACCGGGCTGACCGGGCGGCCGGAAGCCTTTCATCCGGGCGCACCCGCCTCAATCGCCGACCAGATCCGAATGATGGCCTGGACTCGGTTGATGATCGCCGATGGGCGGCCGGATGTGGCCTTGCGCGCACTCCAGAAATGGACACGGCTCATCGAGAGCCGGGGGGCCTTTCGCCTACTTGTCCCGTTGCGTCTGTTGGAGGCACGCGCGGAACTGTCCCGGGGCGAAACCACAGCCGCGCGCCGCGCGTTCCGCGCCGCTCTCAAGCACGGACTCTTTGCCGGGCTCGTTCGGACGTTTCTTGATGAGGGGCAGGGCATTCGCGCACTTCTGGTCGACTATGCCGAAGGACTTGCCGCCGATAACGAGGCGATGCAAGCCTATGCTCGTCGCCTTCTGGCCGGGCTCGATCGTGAGTCCAAGAGCAATCCGCCGGCCCTGACCGTGGCCGCAATCGAGGAAGACGGGAGCACGCCTTCGCTTGAGACGCTCAAGAACCGGGAATTCGAAATTCTTCAACTCGTGGGCAGCGGCCTTTCGAACCGGATGATCTCCGGCAGCCTGGGGCTCACGGAGAATACGGTCAAATGGTACCTCAAGAAGGTGTTTGCGAAGCTTCACGTCCAATCGCGGTCCGAAGCGGTGATGAGAGCCCGTCAGCACGGTCTCATCCGTTAG
- a CDS encoding phytanoyl-CoA dioxygenase family protein — protein sequence MALLRPVTDDEIATYQRDGVVHLRKIIDQHWVGELRAAITDIMENPISTAASLTNLGLMSNDPDQVKGFVAGSDWTSDNDYAALTARTNPALSGQVLIDEAVSDTAAERGQFFHAGNAWMHNQTVRDLCLHSPMPEVAATLMQSSHAYLYGDQVLVKGPLTREKTAWHQDYGYGHYEGLQICAVRMPCDSETRDTGTVGYVRGSHRPSVVYKVNYFVSNAASPDDDGVLVPEIDGHEDEFDIVYFTPEPGDLVIHDIATLHGGGGNRSETQTRRAITVRYAGDDAVYKKRKMAPPQALEPTLEPGQPIGDDPVSFPRAWPPKARA from the coding sequence ATGGCCCTTCTCCGCCCTGTCACGGATGACGAGATTGCCACCTATCAGCGCGACGGTGTCGTCCATCTCCGCAAAATCATCGACCAGCACTGGGTGGGCGAGCTGCGCGCGGCAATCACCGACATCATGGAAAATCCGATTTCGACGGCGGCGAGCCTGACCAACCTGGGCCTGATGTCCAACGATCCTGATCAGGTCAAAGGCTTTGTCGCAGGTTCTGACTGGACGTCGGACAATGACTATGCCGCACTGACGGCACGGACCAACCCGGCCCTTTCCGGCCAGGTGCTGATCGATGAGGCGGTCTCGGACACTGCGGCGGAACGGGGCCAGTTCTTCCACGCCGGGAACGCCTGGATGCACAACCAGACAGTGCGGGACCTTTGCCTGCACTCTCCCATGCCCGAGGTTGCCGCAACATTGATGCAGTCGAGCCATGCCTACCTTTACGGCGATCAGGTTCTGGTAAAAGGTCCGCTCACTCGCGAGAAAACGGCCTGGCACCAGGATTACGGTTACGGTCACTACGAGGGCCTGCAGATCTGCGCCGTGCGCATGCCGTGCGATTCCGAGACGCGCGATACCGGGACGGTCGGCTATGTCCGTGGCTCGCACCGGCCGTCTGTGGTCTACAAGGTGAATTATTTCGTTAGCAACGCCGCCAGCCCTGACGATGACGGCGTTCTCGTACCGGAGATCGACGGCCACGAGGACGAATTCGACATCGTGTATTTCACACCGGAGCCTGGCGACCTCGTTATTCACGACATCGCCACCCTGCACGGCGGTGGCGGTAACCGGTCCGAGACACAGACCCGAAGGGCGATCACGGTGCGCTATGCGGGCGACGATGCTGTCTACAAGAAACGGAAGATGGCGCCACCGCAGGCGCTCGAGCCGACGCTCGAGCCGGGACAGCCCATCGGGGACGACCCCGTTTCCTTCCCGAGGGCCTGGCCGCCGAAAGCACGCGCCTGA
- a CDS encoding urea carboxylase-associated family protein, which produces MSSAGDTEITTGACLLDVTAEPGEIVSGICRTGQLLRVTTPNGHQVGDLCFFSLDDPTVGMDGPYTQMFAHHWRLASGMRILSRLCQPMWTIVEDDCGEHYTGGGLFRGDIASVVDRVPGLKMPLDGEGNRERIEREMGRFGMSPLCLDSANCFNAFMHVGYDADGVFEIRRSPAPPGARLTLEAMDTVLWIGCVNPFLGAINGDEPGPLRFQTFDRSGGAPV; this is translated from the coding sequence ATGTCGAGTGCCGGGGATACGGAAATTACCACAGGAGCTTGCCTGCTGGATGTTACGGCCGAGCCGGGCGAAATCGTCAGCGGCATCTGCCGGACGGGCCAGCTCCTTCGGGTAACCACCCCGAACGGGCACCAGGTGGGGGATTTGTGTTTCTTTTCCCTCGACGACCCGACCGTCGGCATGGACGGCCCCTATACCCAGATGTTTGCTCACCACTGGCGGCTGGCCAGCGGCATGCGGATCCTGTCGCGGCTCTGCCAGCCCATGTGGACGATCGTCGAGGATGATTGCGGCGAACATTACACAGGCGGCGGTCTGTTCCGCGGCGACATCGCTTCGGTCGTGGATCGCGTGCCGGGGCTGAAGATGCCGTTGGACGGGGAGGGGAACCGCGAGCGCATCGAACGCGAAATGGGGCGTTTCGGCATGTCGCCGCTCTGTCTCGATTCGGCCAACTGCTTCAATGCCTTCATGCATGTCGGCTATGATGCGGACGGCGTTTTCGAGATTCGCCGCTCTCCAGCGCCTCCGGGTGCCCGCCTCACGCTGGAGGCGATGGATACGGTCCTTTGGATTGGCTGCGTCAATCCGTTTCTCGGCGCGATAAACGGAGATGAGCCCGGACCCCTGCGCTTCCAGACCTTCGATCGGTCCGGCGGCGCGCCCGTCTGA
- a CDS encoding urea carboxylase-associated family protein, giving the protein MGPLIDTIVGNPGDYPSGKLRKGQTLRIIDLDGQQCADFSSFNLHNPVEQYNGPLSQAINSSFQFTTGSEFYTDRGNLMWTMMADTCPTAAHYSGGGFCSNAMNDAVGSDIHGVTGSPGRRGCRETIELGLEANGISPRALDSLSCFNFFMTIGNDPDGIYEIRVGKSKPGDYVDLRAEMDILWVCSCCQFLGPVNGTAPSPLKFETYDVT; this is encoded by the coding sequence ATGGGTCCCTTGATTGACACCATCGTCGGTAATCCGGGCGACTATCCAAGCGGCAAGCTGAGAAAGGGGCAGACGCTGCGCATCATCGATCTCGATGGCCAGCAATGCGCGGATTTTTCCTCTTTCAATCTCCATAATCCAGTCGAGCAGTATAACGGCCCGCTGTCACAGGCGATCAACAGCTCGTTCCAGTTCACGACCGGCTCGGAATTCTATACCGATCGGGGCAACCTCATGTGGACGATGATGGCCGATACCTGCCCCACGGCGGCGCATTATTCGGGCGGCGGCTTTTGCTCGAACGCGATGAACGACGCGGTCGGGTCCGATATTCATGGCGTGACGGGCTCGCCCGGCCGCCGGGGCTGCCGCGAGACAATTGAGCTTGGCCTTGAAGCGAACGGGATATCCCCCCGGGCCCTCGATTCCCTGTCCTGCTTCAATTTTTTCATGACCATCGGCAACGATCCCGACGGGATTTACGAAATCCGGGTCGGGAAATCCAAGCCCGGCGACTATGTCGATCTCCGGGCGGAAATGGACATCCTGTGGGTCTGTTCGTGCTGCCAGTTTCTTGGCCCCGTCAATGGTACGGCGCCGAGCCCGCTCAAATTCGAAACCTATGACGTGACCTGA
- a CDS encoding amidohydrolase family protein: MVEAPEKVDLLIVGATLVTMDGERRILTDGGLAIRGDSIAGVGKRRDIETRFVADEKIEAGRFVVTPGFVNGHIHITGEQILRGYVPDNLDWREMVEGWLVPIYSSQTPEEERIAAKFAALEMLRSGTTCFLEAGTVGNLDAVMDGLRETGIRGRLGRWTMDRTTDPDADQSALTDNAIRGLEDELARYPAEGDPRLAAWPELVGHTWITDELWRAAKSLADAKGVGVSAHMSPAEADPAWYLETTGRRPIEHLAELGVLGDNLALTHVVHTDDHEVALLAESGTTVTFCPTASTKGAYGASRLGKHPEMAARGINIMVGTDGTNNGNSADFMRALFSIGAVFRDGRHDASLFPAHEVLTMGTLNGARGLGLADRIGSLEVGKKADFVLHDTDRIEWRPLFNVINQLIWSADGRGVHSVWVDGRRVVDNYRCTTIDEESLLVEVQAAGEALAARTGLPLVMPWPVR, encoded by the coding sequence ATGGTCGAGGCGCCGGAAAAAGTCGATCTGCTGATCGTCGGGGCGACGCTTGTCACGATGGATGGCGAAAGGCGGATTCTGACCGATGGCGGGTTGGCAATCCGGGGCGACAGTATCGCGGGCGTGGGCAAACGCCGCGATATCGAGACAAGGTTTGTCGCGGACGAGAAGATCGAGGCAGGGCGGTTTGTCGTCACGCCGGGATTTGTCAACGGGCATATTCATATAACCGGCGAACAGATCCTGCGCGGCTATGTCCCCGACAATCTGGATTGGCGCGAGATGGTCGAGGGCTGGCTGGTGCCGATTTATTCCTCGCAAACGCCGGAAGAGGAACGGATCGCAGCCAAATTCGCCGCTCTCGAAATGCTCCGTTCCGGCACAACCTGTTTTCTCGAGGCGGGCACAGTCGGCAATCTGGATGCGGTCATGGACGGCCTGAGGGAGACCGGCATTCGCGGTCGTCTTGGGCGCTGGACCATGGATCGGACAACCGACCCGGACGCGGACCAGAGCGCACTGACAGATAACGCGATTCGCGGGCTTGAGGATGAATTGGCCAGATACCCGGCCGAAGGAGATCCCCGACTGGCGGCCTGGCCTGAACTGGTCGGCCACACCTGGATCACGGATGAGCTCTGGCGGGCCGCCAAAAGTCTCGCCGATGCGAAAGGCGTCGGCGTCTCGGCGCATATGAGCCCGGCCGAGGCCGACCCGGCGTGGTATCTGGAGACCACCGGGCGGCGTCCTATCGAACATCTCGCGGAGCTCGGTGTCCTGGGGGACAACCTCGCACTGACTCATGTGGTCCATACCGATGATCACGAGGTTGCGCTCCTGGCGGAAAGTGGGACGACCGTGACGTTCTGTCCAACCGCCTCGACAAAGGGGGCTTATGGTGCCTCTCGCCTGGGCAAGCATCCCGAAATGGCGGCGCGCGGGATCAACATCATGGTTGGCACGGATGGCACCAATAACGGGAACTCTGCCGATTTCATGCGGGCGCTGTTTTCGATCGGCGCCGTTTTCCGTGACGGGCGCCATGACGCAAGCCTCTTCCCGGCACATGAGGTGCTCACCATGGGAACGCTGAACGGCGCGCGCGGCCTTGGGCTGGCGGACCGGATCGGGTCACTCGAGGTCGGGAAAAAAGCGGATTTCGTGCTTCATGACACCGACCGGATCGAATGGCGGCCATTATTCAATGTCATCAATCAGCTTATCTGGTCGGCCGATGGCCGGGGCGTGCACAGCGTCTGGGTGGACGGGCGGCGCGTCGTCGACAATTACCGGTGCACGACGATCGACGAGGAAAGTCTTCTGGTGGAGGTCCAGGCTGCGGGCGAGGCCCTGGCTGCGCGGACCGGCCTGCCCCTGGTAATGCCTTGGCCTGTCCGGTGA